A genomic stretch from Lathyrus oleraceus cultivar Zhongwan6 chromosome 2, CAAS_Psat_ZW6_1.0, whole genome shotgun sequence includes:
- the LOC127121090 gene encoding AT-hook motif nuclear-localized protein 17 isoform X2: MADNRRPPFSLTQSSSIALGIKRGFVASNTTITTTNNGGILSQNSREVVTKKPRGRPKGSKNKPKPPVFIKESTETLLESILIEIPSGRDIVEPLIKLALSRQARIIVLSGSGLISEAIKEKSLVELLVGGS; encoded by the exons ATGGCAGATAATAGACGCCCACCCTTCTCTCTCACCCAAAGTTCCTCGATCGCATTGGGAATTAAGAGAGGGTTTGTAGCATCTAACACCACCATCACCACCACCAATAATGGTGGGATCCTCTCTCAAAATTCAAGAGAGGTTGTTACCAAAAAACCTAGGGGTAGGCCAAAGGGTTCAAAGAATAAGCCAAAACCACCTGTTTTTATTAAGGAGAGTACTGAAACTCTCTTGGAATCGATTCTTATCGAGATCCCTTCAGGAAGAGATATTGTAGAGCCTCTCATCAAGTTGGCTTTGTCTCGTCAAGCTCGAATCATTGTGTTGAGTGGTTCTGGTCTTATTTCAGAG GCAATCAAGGAAAAGTCTTTGGTGGAGTTGTTGGTGGGAGGGTCATAG
- the LOC127121090 gene encoding AT-hook motif nuclear-localized protein 17 isoform X1, which produces MADNRRPPFSLTQSSSIALGIKRGFVASNTTITTTNNGGILSQNSREVVTKKPRGRPKGSKNKPKPPVFIKESTETLLESILIEIPSGRDIVEPLIKLALSRQARIIVLSGSGLISEVNFLHPVTRTSGNQGKVFGGVVGGRVIAAGTVLISAALVKNPTFDRLGINADRNQH; this is translated from the exons ATGGCAGATAATAGACGCCCACCCTTCTCTCTCACCCAAAGTTCCTCGATCGCATTGGGAATTAAGAGAGGGTTTGTAGCATCTAACACCACCATCACCACCACCAATAATGGTGGGATCCTCTCTCAAAATTCAAGAGAGGTTGTTACCAAAAAACCTAGGGGTAGGCCAAAGGGTTCAAAGAATAAGCCAAAACCACCTGTTTTTATTAAGGAGAGTACTGAAACTCTCTTGGAATCGATTCTTATCGAGATCCCTTCAGGAAGAGATATTGTAGAGCCTCTCATCAAGTTGGCTTTGTCTCGTCAAGCTCGAATCATTGTGTTGAGTGGTTCTGGTCTTATTTCAGAGGTTAACTTTCTCCATCCAGTAACCCGTACTTCTG GCAATCAAGGAAAAGTCTTTGGTGGAGTTGTTGGTGGGAGGGTCATAGCTGCGGGTACTGTTTTGATTTCTGCCGCTCTTGTTAAGAATCCTACATTTGATAGGTTGGGCATCAATGCTGATCGTAATCAACATTAG